The genomic window TCCTAGATATTTGCGGCAAAAGGCTTCTATTATTCCAAAACTCTACAATCACAAGCTGTTGTCGGTTTTCCGTCAATAGCTTTAAATGCAGATTCAATAGCTTCTTTTCTATATGTTTTATTCTCAAAACCAGGGTAAATATTTGCAAACTGGATGTTTTCACCTTCATCATCTTTACCTTGCAATTCGTATCTAATAAATACCTTTGTACCTAACGGAGCATAATAATACACGAACCAAGCATCAGATTCTCTTAAGCCAATACAGCCGTTAGAATATGCCTTACCCAAAGTAGCCATATTAGTTGTAGGATGAATAAGTTGCCCAAAACGACGACCATCAATTTCTGGCTCTATCCAAGGTATTGCTGGTAATTTGGTGACTTTATTATCATCTCGTTTTGTGGCGTAATATTTATGGTTGTCTTTTGGATTGATAAAAACAGGCGTTTTATTAACCCTTACTATTTTTCCTATTCCAGGTTTTGTCCGCATATCAACTTCGCGTTTTGCCATTTCTAAATACCGTTTGTTATTCTGGCCAACTCTAACAGGAAACGTATAGCTAACTTTACCGTTTTCTATAATTCGAAGTTTAAATTCGGGTATATTAACATCGATATAAGTGTTTGCCATACGTTCCTTTATTTTCTGAGTTTGTACGGAATCTGGAATACTAATTATTTGGTCTTTTACAAGTGCAAATAGCGCCTGCGAATCTTCATTAAAAATACCTTTTTCTTTTAAGTAATAATAATCGGTATGTGCCAAAGTATCTAATATCCAAGGATTAAATCTTACAATAATATACTCGTCAATAGGATAACTATTTTTTTGATTGAGCACTGTAACCAGACTGTCCATCCATTTAAAGTATACACGTATAGGGATATCTTTATTTACAACAATTTTATTATTAATAACCGGTTTCTTTAGAACGCTTTCTTTTTTTATGGGTGGATTATTAGTAGTGTTTGAATCTAATACGGTGTTTTTTTTATTAAAATTGGCGCAACCGGTAAAACAAATAAATGATATACAGAATAGAAACCCTAGTGCTTTTAGTTGGATCTTCTGTTTAGCCGTAGAGAAAGTAATACTTGTAGGGTCTTTTATCTGTATCATAATTAACCATTTTAATTACCAAAATAGACTTATAAAGCGTATTTCGAAATGATAGATATCAGTACTTCAGAATTTAGTAAAATATTATTTTTTTAAAATAGTGAGCTGTAAGTTGATATTAATGAAGTAGATAATAGTAGAAAACTAAATAGTTTAAAGCGGCAGAAACTATTTACAGCTATGGCGGTTATTCCAATAATGTATATTTAATAAGAACGTGAGTTGTAAAATACGTTTCTCTGTTAGCTTCAACTAACATCTTTACTGCCTGATAATTATCATTGCCATTTTTTTAAGAGGGTGCTATATTTGATATAAGAATAATTTCTTCATGGTTTTATATCCTAACATGGTTATGAAAAATATTGGAATTTAATCGGATAGTGAAGAACCCATATTATCACAGGACGATAGAACGGAAATACATTGGTGCTTTATGGAAAAAGATTTGCTCTTTTACAATTTGAAAATGAGGTATGTAAAATTCATAAATATCAAAATGGATGATTTGTAATTCTCTGATATTTCTTCTTCTAAAAAGTGTTTCAATTTCATTCTTTCATTAATAATAAAAATATAAATGGCCATTGAAAACTACAATATAAAAGGTCTTACCGATAGTGAAGTACTTGAAGCACGTGAAAAGTATGGGCAAAACATCTTAAATTTTAAGAAAGAAAGCGGATTTATTTATGCCATTAAGAATATCATTAAAGAGCCAATGGTTATACTGTTATTGGTTACTTCTACAATATATTTTATAACAGGAAATTTTGGTGATGGCGTTTTTTTAGCTGTCGCCATTGTATTGGTTGCTACAATTTCCTTGTACCAAGATTCCAGAAGTCGAAATGCTTTAGAAAAATTAAAAATATACACACAACCTAATTGCAAGGTTATTAGAGTAGGTAAAGTTATCGAAATAAATAGTGAAGAACTAGTTGTTGGAGATAGTATGATGGTTGAGGAAGGTGCTACAATTCCAGCAGATGGTATTATTGTTCATTCTAATGATTTTTCGGTTAATGAATCTATACTTACAGGAGAATCTTTTTCGGTCAACAAAAATCAAACAGCGGAACGTAATGTAATATATATGGGCACCATGATAGCTAGCGGATTGGCTATTGCAACGGTAACCCATATTGGTAATGCAACCAAATTAGGTAAAATAGGTAAAAGTCTTGAAGATGTATTAGAAGAAAAAACACCGTTAGAATTACAAATTAACAATTTTGTAAAGAAAATGGTTATCGCAGGTATTGCCGTTTTTATATTGGTTTGGGGTGTTAATTATTTTAAGTCTTATAATTTACTAGATAGTTTGCTGAAAGCATTAACGCTTGCTATGAGTATCTTACCAGAGGAAATTCCCGTTGCTTTTACAACCTTTATGGCTATGGGTGCTTGGCGACTTATGAAAATGGGAGTTGTTGTAAAACAGATGAAAACGGTTGAAACTTTAGGAAGTGCAACGGTGATCTGTACGGATAAAACCGGCACAATTACAGAAAATAAAATGAGCCTTGCTAAGCTTTATTGTACAGTAATCAGAAAAATTACTTCAACTAAAGAAACGCTAAATAAAAATGAAAAAGAACTTGTGCGTATGGCTATGTGGGCAAGCGAACCTATTCCTTTCGATCCTATGGAAATAGCATTGCATGAAAGTTATAAACGTCTTTTTACGGTAGATGAAAGACCAAACTATAAAATGTTTCACGAATATCCTTTGAATGGAAAACCACCAATGATGACGCATATTTTTCAGGACGATTCAGGTCATCGAATAATTGCCGCCAAAGGAGCGCCAGAAGCCTTGCTAAACGTATCAATTCTTACACCTAAAGAAAGAAAAGAAATAGAAGAAGCTATAAACTTGCTCGCAAATGATGGATATCGCGTTTTAGGAGTAGGTCACACTACTTTTAATGGTGATGTTTTCCCTTCAGAACAACAAGATTTCAAATTTGCCTTCAAAGGATTAGTGGCTTTTTATGATCCTCCAAAGCAAAATATCCAATCTGTTTTTGAAGATTTTAATACTGCCGGAATTAATGTAAAAATCATTACAGGCGATAATTCTGCAACCACCATGGCAATTGCAAAACAAATTGGTTTTAGAGGTTATGAATACAGTATTTCTGGTGATGAGTTAATGAAAATACCCGATTCTAAATTGTTAAAAACAGTTTCTAAAATTCAAATATTTACACGAATGTTTCCAGATGCCAAATTAAAAATTATCAATGCATTAAAGGCAAATGGGGAAGTGGTTGCTATGGTAGGTGATGGCGTAAATGATGGGCCTGCATTAAAAAGTGCTCATATTGGGATTGCCATGGGGAAAAAAGGAACTGAAATAGCAAAAGATTCTGCGTCATTGATATTAGTGGATGATGATTTGTCTAAAATGGTAGATGCTGTGGCTATGGGCAGAAAAATTTATAGTAATTTAAAAAAGGCCATTCAGTATATTATATCCATCCATATACCTATAATATTAACGGTATTCATTCCGTTGGTATTAGGTTGGGTTTATCCTAACATTTTATCTCCTGTGCATATTATTTTATTAGAATTAATAATGGGGCCTACTTGTTCTATTGTTTATGAAAATGAGCCCATGGAAAAGAATACCATGTATCAAAAGCCTCGTCCTTTTACCACTAAGTTTTTTAAAGGGAAAGAGTTAATAACCAGTGTTATTCAGGGATTAATGATTACTGTAGGAGTTCTTTTGGCCTATCAATATGCGGTGTTGCAAGGTTATAACGAATCTATTACAAGAACGATGGTCTTTACGGTTCTTATGTCGGCCAATATATTTCTAACCTTTGTAAACCGTTCTTTTTATTATTCAGTTTTTACCACCATCAAGTATAAAAATAGATTAATTTCTTTAATCATTGGTATTACCGTTTTTATTAGCGCATTGTTACTGTTTGTTAAACCCTTTAATCAATTCTTCCAATTCGAAATATTGAATACTTCACTCATAATTACAAGTATTGGTATTGGTTTTTTATCTGTTATTTGGTATGAAGTGGTAAAATGGTTTAAGAGAAGAAAGAATACATCTTCAAATAATCTAGTTTAGAGATTGTTTTTGAAACTAGAATTCAAAATAGTAGTCCTAAAAATTATATCTTACAAAATTAGTATTAGCGAGTCTTTTTATTAGTTGCTTCTTTTTTTTGCGTGAATAAACTATGGTTTTTACTGAAGCTACCTGTTAACTAATATGTTTGTGTTGAAATTATAGCCATAAAAAACAGAAAACACTCAACCGAAAAACAATGGTATTAGAATGCACGAAACCGAAAAATTCGAAACCTATGAAAATGATATTACAGTGCGTATTAATATAATTTAAAAATGGTTTAAAACGAACTATTAAAAAAAAATAGAGATAGCTAAAAAAAGACTAAACAATTAGTATATTTATAATAATTTAAGCTTCGATTTAAGAAAACCAGCTAAGGTACAGATGAATCCAAATATCAAATACAAATCATATCGAAGAAATAATGTAAGTTTGCCTGAATTAACAATTTATAAAAAGCATAGCTCAATCCGTTTTTTGATTTATAATGAGCTAAAAAAAATATTTTAAAAAGGTATAAATGAAACTAAAAAAGTCAGCCTATTTCGGTATGCTATATTTACCATATTTCCTTAAGGTAAATGGAGTAACAAACTAAATGACTGGAAGCTAAAGTTATCATTTTAACAAAATATGCGAGATTAAAAGTATGAGTTTAGAAAAATTAAAATTTAGAAGACAATTTTTACTATCACCAAAGTCTTGCTTTGAATTGGAGGGCTGGAATAAGGAATTATTAGGAGAGCATGAGTTGTATGTGCATCCAGATTGTTTAAAAGCTGTAGTTACCACTAACGGTAAAAAAGGAGTGTTGCTCGGGCATATATTGAACCCAAGGAAATCAGACCTAACAAATACTTCTATTTTAGAATCTCTATTGGAACAAAATAATGAGCAAGGTATTGCTGAGGTTTTGTACGAGTTAGTTGGTAGGTTTGTATTAATTATTGAGGAGAACAATACTTTTACTTTTTTTAATGATGCCTGTGGTTTAAAGTCTTTTTTTTACACACAATATAATAATGACTTTTATGCGGCTTCACAACCTTTGCTTTTAAAACTAGTTACCAAAGACCTTATTGTGGAAGGGGAGCGTTACAAGAGCTACCATAATTCAGATTATGTAAAAGGAAGTAAGGAGCACTGGTTTCCTAGTGGTACTTCATTATATAAAGATGTATACCATTTAGTGGCGAATCATTATTTAAAAAGTGAGTCATTAGAGCAAACAAGATATTGGCCAATTAAAAATTTAGAAATTGGTGGTTATGAAGAAGCCAAAGAAAAATTTGCCGAGCTTTTAAAACTTACAATGGAAGCTGGTAGTAAAAAGTATAATCTTGGTTTAGGTCTTACAAGTGGTTATGATAGCCGAATATTACTAAGCGCTAGCAAAGATGCTGCAGAGCACATGTTGTTTTACACGTTGCAATATAGAAACCTCGATAAATATTCCAATGATATAAGGATACCTGTTTCTTTAACAAGCAAACTTAAAATACCTCATAAGGTTATGGATTGCCGCATTCCTATTACTGAAGCATTCAAAAAAGTGTATTTAGAAAATTCAGATATGGCACATCTTGATGATTGGGGCGCTATTGCTTATGGTATTTCTCAGAATTTACCAAAGGATACAATGTCTGTTAAAGGAAGTTGCTCAGAAACAGGGCGTTGTTTCTTTTATAAAAATGGGGTTCATCCTAAATTTAACTCTAGTCAAGATTTCATTGATACCTACCCTAAATGGAAAGGGATTCCTTTTATCGAAGAACGTATGGTGGTGTGGTATGATGAAGTTAAACAATCAAAAAATAATAAGGGTTATAACATTCTAGACTTATTTCATTGGGAAATGAGTACGGGTAGTTGGCAAACGCAGAGTCAGTTAGAGTGGGATATTGTTCATGATACCTTTACACCCTTTAATAATCGAGAGCTTTTAGATATTATGCTTCATATAGATACAAAGTATCGGTCAAAACCAGATTATATTTTATACAGGGATACGATGAAGATGCTTTGGCCAAAAGTCTTACTGGAGCCTATAAATCCTGAAACTTCCAAAGTAAAATTAAAACAAAAAATTAAAAGCGCATTAGTGAAAATAGGTTTAGAAAAATATAATAAATAGGCACTTGTTTTGATTAGAGCAAAAAATATTTAATCAAGAGTTTTTCTCCATAATAGTTTGATAATTATACTATAAATTACTTTTAAGAGGTTGTCTGTTTATAAAATTTACAGGTAATATTTCGAGAGTAAATCAGCTTATTTTTTTAAAGATCATATATAAATATTTCAGTTATTTCTATGAAAGCAAAACTTATATCTAGTTCCAAACAATTTGTAAATTTTATTAAAAAGTATAATTATAACCATAGTCATCATCTTATGGCTAAAAATGCGCTTAAAACTATTGAGTCTATTAGAGGTAGTACTAACCCCAAGTTGATTAATCTGTCTAATGAATATGCAAAAGATGTATTAGGGTGGAGTGGTTATGCGCCATGGCTTAAAGCTTATAGTGCTATGGTTGGCGAATTTAAAGAAGGATGGATTCCGGAAAATTATTTTGGAAGCATTATTGTGCCTAAACTTCAAGGTGAGGTAGGAAAAACTTCTTTTTTGAAACCTTTATCAAAAAAACTCTTTAATAGTTTCGATTTTCCAGATGTGGGGTGTTTTGTAAATGGAACGTTTTATTCAGAAAATTACCAATGTATTAAAGATACTCATGTTGCTCAATATTTATTTAAAGATACGGATAAAGTTGTTTTTAAGATCAATAATTCTGCGCAAGGTATGGGAGTCATAGTTGTGGATCAGGAATCTTTTAATCTTAGTCAAGTGAAGCGTTTGGGCGATGGTGTTTTTCAGAAGTATATTAAACAACATTCATTTTTTAATCAAATAATGCCTAATTCTGTTTCTACTATTCGTGTACTCACTGTATTGACTAATGATGGCAAAGCATCAGTAAGGGCTGTTTATCTTAGAGTTGGAAGAAATCGAGACTCTCATGTTATGTCAAGTTCACAAATATCCATTCCTGTTGATGTGGAAAATGGTGAATTGAATAATCTAGGTCATTCTAAATCTTGGTATACGCTAGATACTCATCCAGATACAGGATTTGAATTCAGGAACAAGAAAATTCCAAATTTTGATAAAATCATTAAAAAATCACTTGAATTGCAGAGTTCCATGCCTTTTGTAAAATGTATTGGTTGGGATCTGATTCTAGATGAAAATGATAACGTTCAGGTTATGGAATGGAATGGTTTTCATACAGGTATTGGTTTTGCAGAATTCACGCAAGGTCCTTGTTTTAAAGGCTTAGGGTGGGAGAGTCTTTGGAAATAAATTATATGGCCATTTAAAAAGATATACTTTAAGGTTATAATCTTTATGAATAAAGAACTTATAAAAGTGTTAAGGTCTATTTTTTAATTTGAATAATTAATAACGCAAAAGAGCATCATGTTAAAAATGGAATTAATTGTAAGTAAAACGTGGTTTAAAAATTAAGAAATATTTGTTTTTCATTCATATTTTATAGTTCTTATACTTTTAAATTAAACTAATTTTTAAAATCATGGAACAAACACCAGCGCCAACATTAATTTGTATCCCGGATATTAGCGGATTCACTGAGTTTATGAGTTCCACCGATATTGAGTTAAGCTCACAAATAATACCAGCACTTTTAAATAAGGTCATTTATTCCAATAACATAGGGTTAAAAGTTTCAGAGATTGAAGGTGATGCCATTTTATTTTTTAAAACAGGACCTTTACCCACATTTAAAGCTTTGGTAGAACAATGTAGATTATTTTACACCGAATTTTATAAGCAATTAAATCTGTTGGATCAAAAATATGGGTATCGCGCAAAAGGTGTTGATATTCCCGATGTTTTAGGCTTAAAAATAATTTTGCATTTTGGAGAAAAAATTAGTGCCGTTCAAATAGGGAAAAATATAAAACTTATGGGCGAAGATGTTATTATAGCACATCGTTTGTTAAAAAATAAAATTCCTTTTAATGAGTACATCTTACTTTCTGGAAATATATTGGAGCAATATAAAGGGGAAGATTTAGAACATAATTTTGGCTGGGGTCAATTGCATGAAAATGATACTACTTATAAGCATATTGGTGATGTTAGTTATAATTATATAAATTTAGAACCTTTGATAGAATAAAAAGCCAGTATTAAAAATGGGTTATTAAAATATTGTAATAGGTTAATATCCTTAAAGTTATCAAATATGTCAAAAACAAGTTGGAACATGTTCTGTTCTTTATTGATTAATCTTTTTCTGAAAAGGAGATCTATAAAACCCCGTTAATATTGAAATTCTCGAATTTACCCGATTTACTGCTTCATAAATCATGATTACCACCATTATTAACGTTTAGTTACACATTCTAATTAAAATTTTAAAATACCTTTATAGATTATGGGTTTAGTACCCTAAAAGGTTTTTGAATTTGAGGTTTTAATGTTTTTTAATGTGAATAGCTATTTATAAGAAAAGTGCATCTCAAAAAAATATGAACATATTTTGAGTAAAACGCAATTTAATAACAGCAAACGTTTGGTAGTTTACCGTATTTTTTAGTTCTTAGACTGCTAATTAATCTAAGTAATTGAAAGTATGGAACTAACCCCAACTTCAACATTAATTTGTAACCCAGATATTAGCAGATTCCCTGATCTTATGAGTTTTACACATACGGAGTTTAACTCACAAATATTTCCCTCATTTTTAAATAAAGTTATTTATCCCAATACTGTGGGGTTAAGAGTTTCAGAAACTGAAGGCGACATTATTAGTCACATTGTAGCGTTTAATTTCGGTTTTAATTTTAAAGGCTTGCTTTTTTTGCAATGGTTATACGTTTTTGTAGAAGCAATGGCACACCTATATACATTAGGTTTTAAGTTTTATAATCGAATTTCTACCTTTAATCGATTAAAAAATAGATTAATTTCGTACAGAGAGTGTATTTCATCGAATAAATATTGTATTATGGCGTTTTTTGTGATAAAAGTAGTATTCTTGAATTCCCAAAACACTTAACCTATGAAATTAAAAAACAAACCTCGCGCAAAACGTATGCTACCAATAGGAATTCTATTATCAACCATACTTTTATCTTGTAGTACTGAAAATGAAGCGCTTTTCGTAGAGGAAGCCGCTGTTACCAAAGATGCTGGTAGTAATGAAGACGTTGATACATATTATGTTGGAGATGATAATTTTACGGTCAGATCCAGTAAAACAAAAGTTTTTGATGTTTTAATAAATGATAATATCCCTAATTTTCATGAAGTTAGGATTTCTGATGTATCCAAACCAACAAATGGAACTATAACAGTAAATGAAGATCATACTATTGAATATATCGCTCCCATAAGCGGTTCAGAAATTAGTGATACCTTTACCTATACTGTTGAAGCGCTTGATGGCAATGGTGAATTATTTACAGATACAGGAGATGTTACTGTTATTGTGAGTGCTGAAATTAAAAATTATTTATTTACTGCTGAGGCGAAAAAAACACTCAAACAAAGATTTGAAAATGATTATGTTACAGGTGTAGGTTTTTCAAGCGATTTTACTCTTATTAAGAATAATATACCTTCATTTCTAGCAAATCCTACATTATACAGGCCTATTTATGGGGAGTCTCCTGTATATCAAAAAGAAAGGCAAATTTTGTCTCATTCTGCGATGTATGCGTATGCATTAGATAATGAAGAAGTTGCTAATGCGGTAGTTATAGAGATACTAGCAACTATTAAAGCAAATGACTTAACGACCTCTTACTATAATAATATTAATATACGTGAGATGAGTGCTTATATGATCCAATCGTCTTCAATTAAGAAAATGAAGGACTCATATAGTCTTACTAAAAACGTACAAAATGTTTTAACCGATTCTGAAACAGTATTGATAGATACATGGTTTTCAAGGTATAAAGATATTTTATATACATGGTTTAGAAGTTATACAGAAGTATATTGGGGTGAAGATTGGGATGTAAACGGGTTAACGCATTTTTGGCCTGAAGGGTTGT from Algibacter sp. L1A34 includes these protein-coding regions:
- a CDS encoding cation-translocating P-type ATPase, with the protein product MAIENYNIKGLTDSEVLEAREKYGQNILNFKKESGFIYAIKNIIKEPMVILLLVTSTIYFITGNFGDGVFLAVAIVLVATISLYQDSRSRNALEKLKIYTQPNCKVIRVGKVIEINSEELVVGDSMMVEEGATIPADGIIVHSNDFSVNESILTGESFSVNKNQTAERNVIYMGTMIASGLAIATVTHIGNATKLGKIGKSLEDVLEEKTPLELQINNFVKKMVIAGIAVFILVWGVNYFKSYNLLDSLLKALTLAMSILPEEIPVAFTTFMAMGAWRLMKMGVVVKQMKTVETLGSATVICTDKTGTITENKMSLAKLYCTVIRKITSTKETLNKNEKELVRMAMWASEPIPFDPMEIALHESYKRLFTVDERPNYKMFHEYPLNGKPPMMTHIFQDDSGHRIIAAKGAPEALLNVSILTPKERKEIEEAINLLANDGYRVLGVGHTTFNGDVFPSEQQDFKFAFKGLVAFYDPPKQNIQSVFEDFNTAGINVKIITGDNSATTMAIAKQIGFRGYEYSISGDELMKIPDSKLLKTVSKIQIFTRMFPDAKLKIINALKANGEVVAMVGDGVNDGPALKSAHIGIAMGKKGTEIAKDSASLILVDDDLSKMVDAVAMGRKIYSNLKKAIQYIISIHIPIILTVFIPLVLGWVYPNILSPVHIILLELIMGPTCSIVYENEPMEKNTMYQKPRPFTTKFFKGKELITSVIQGLMITVGVLLAYQYAVLQGYNESITRTMVFTVLMSANIFLTFVNRSFYYSVFTTIKYKNRLISLIIGITVFISALLLFVKPFNQFFQFEILNTSLIITSIGIGFLSVIWYEVVKWFKRRKNTSSNNLV
- a CDS encoding sugar-transfer associated ATP-grasp domain-containing protein, which gives rise to MKAKLISSSKQFVNFIKKYNYNHSHHLMAKNALKTIESIRGSTNPKLINLSNEYAKDVLGWSGYAPWLKAYSAMVGEFKEGWIPENYFGSIIVPKLQGEVGKTSFLKPLSKKLFNSFDFPDVGCFVNGTFYSENYQCIKDTHVAQYLFKDTDKVVFKINNSAQGMGVIVVDQESFNLSQVKRLGDGVFQKYIKQHSFFNQIMPNSVSTIRVLTVLTNDGKASVRAVYLRVGRNRDSHVMSSSQISIPVDVENGELNNLGHSKSWYTLDTHPDTGFEFRNKKIPNFDKIIKKSLELQSSMPFVKCIGWDLILDENDNVQVMEWNGFHTGIGFAEFTQGPCFKGLGWESLWK
- a CDS encoding DUF2652 domain-containing protein, coding for MEQTPAPTLICIPDISGFTEFMSSTDIELSSQIIPALLNKVIYSNNIGLKVSEIEGDAILFFKTGPLPTFKALVEQCRLFYTEFYKQLNLLDQKYGYRAKGVDIPDVLGLKIILHFGEKISAVQIGKNIKLMGEDVIIAHRLLKNKIPFNEYILLSGNILEQYKGEDLEHNFGWGQLHENDTTYKHIGDVSYNYINLEPLIE
- a CDS encoding L,D-transpeptidase translates to MIQIKDPTSITFSTAKQKIQLKALGFLFCISFICFTGCANFNKKNTVLDSNTTNNPPIKKESVLKKPVINNKIVVNKDIPIRVYFKWMDSLVTVLNQKNSYPIDEYIIVRFNPWILDTLAHTDYYYLKEKGIFNEDSQALFALVKDQIISIPDSVQTQKIKERMANTYIDVNIPEFKLRIIENGKVSYTFPVRVGQNNKRYLEMAKREVDMRTKPGIGKIVRVNKTPVFINPKDNHKYYATKRDDNKVTKLPAIPWIEPEIDGRRFGQLIHPTTNMATLGKAYSNGCIGLRESDAWFVYYYAPLGTKVFIRYELQGKDDEGENIQFANIYPGFENKTYRKEAIESAFKAIDGKPTTACDCRVLE
- a CDS encoding Ig-like domain-containing protein, with protein sequence MKLKNKPRAKRMLPIGILLSTILLSCSTENEALFVEEAAVTKDAGSNEDVDTYYVGDDNFTVRSSKTKVFDVLINDNIPNFHEVRISDVSKPTNGTITVNEDHTIEYIAPISGSEISDTFTYTVEALDGNGELFTDTGDVTVIVSAEIKNYLFTAEAKKTLKQRFENDYVTGVGFSSDFTLIKNNIPSFLANPTLYRPIYGESPVYQKERQILSHSAMYAYALDNEEVANAVVIEILATIKANDLTTSYYNNINIREMSAYMIQSSSIKKMKDSYSLTKNVQNVLTDSETVLIDTWFSRYKDILYTWFRSYTEVYWGEDWDVNGLTHFWPEGLYPLGSAAVNPIEDANGNPDLNYTMAWAQDVFNNRILDTLIYLESWAVSNNDLEIEHFCREFFKVVIKYGTFSDGSFWELIRNKSDYDNTIGVFYTNVSLTTLVSMAHLDAMANHFPDDKLYDYATTEGIIQGSTNITTNGYAGSSTTDGITQKSLKTLILGQSNYLRSFVYGGWNDIRFYNGAPLSTVGKRQNSVLAAMANLYYKDIDLKDYYLYNTSVGYPAKIQISEGYGLPEDYGSWGNLIVGGAWFEQENNFFN